The following proteins are co-located in the Gossypium hirsutum isolate 1008001.06 chromosome A02, Gossypium_hirsutum_v2.1, whole genome shotgun sequence genome:
- the LOC107951458 gene encoding wall-associated receptor kinase-like 1 yields MVMGLRSAVLIMQHMIFLSVILAVIATEAVAYQANHGCRSRCGEVTIPYPFGTSGDCNISENFFITCDISVTPNKAFLNTISIEIVDISLDGICLAAALFLAGVWWLYRKLKKRRKIKRKQEHFKRNGGLLLEKKLSSEEGSVENIKLFTSKELQTATDHYNEKRILGRGGQGVVYKGMLHDGSIVAVKKSKIVDQDHLDPFINEIVILAAVDHRNVVKLLGCCLETEFPLLVYEFIPNGTLYQLMHDQNEEYPRSWDIRIRIAAEVSNAVSYLHSSASVPIFQRYKV; encoded by the exons ATGGTTATGGGTTTGAGATCAGCAGTGCTAATTATGCAGCATATGATCTTTCTCAGTGTAATATTGGCGGTAATAGCGACGGAAGCGGTTGCTTATCAAGCGAACCACGGGTGCCGAAGTCGCTGCGGTGAAGTTACCATCCCATATCCGTTTGGTACCAGCGGCGATTGCAACATCAGTGAAAATTTTTTCATCACATGTGACATCAGTGTCACACCCAACAAAGCATTCTTAAACACCATTAGCATTGAGATCGTCGACATATCTCTTGACG GTATTTGTTTAGCTGCAGCATTGTTCCTTGCTGGAGTTTGGTGGCTTTataggaaactgaagaaaagaagaaaaataaaacgcAAGCAAGAGCATTTTAAAAGAAATGGTGGGCTACTGCTTGAGAAAAAGTTGTCTTCTGAAGAAGGTAGTGTGGAGAATATTAAACTCTTCACTTCCAAAGAGTTACAAACTGCAACCGATCACTATAACGAGAAGAGAATCCTGGGTCGTGGTGGCCAAGGTGTGGTTTACAAAGGAATGTTGCATGATGGGAGCATTGTGGCTGTAAAGAAGTCCAAAATAGTAGACCAAGATCATCTAGACCCATTCATCAATGAGATCGTTATACTTGCCGCAGTTGATCACCGAAATGTTGTCAAATTATTAGGCTGTTGCTTAGAGACCGAATTCCCTCTACTCGTCTATGAATTCATTCCAAATGGAACCCTttatcagctaatgcatgaccaAAATGAAGAATACCCAAGATCTTGGGATATTCGAATACGCATAGCAGCTGAAGTTTCAAATGCAGTTTCTTACTTGCACTCATCTGCTTCTGTCCCCATTTTTCAGAGATATAAAGTGTAG